The Arthrobacter sp. OAP107 DNA segment AGGCCGTCCATGACCCCCTTGGGTGATCCGGGCAGGTTGATGATGAACGTCCGGCCGGCCGAACCGGCATGTCCGCGGCTCAGCATGGCATGCGGCGTCTTCGCCGTTCCGAACTGGCGGATACCCTCCATGATGCCGGGGATCTCGCGGTCCAGCAGCGGCAGCGTCATTTCCGGCGTACGGTCGTCCGGGCTCAGTCCGGTGCCCCCGCTGGTGATGACGACGGCGGGATCCTGGGTCAGGAGCGCGCGGATCGCCGCGCCCACCGGCTCACCATCGGGCACCACCATCACCGGATACGGCACGAAGCCGTGTTCGGTGAGCCAGTCGGTGATGACCGGACCGGTCTCGTCCTGATAGACGCCGGAGGCAGCGCGTGTAGAGGCAATCACGACGCCTGCCTTGCGGCCCTGCACCTCGCCGTGGACGTGCGCGCCGCCGGCTCCGGGGTCAGTCGACATCGAAGCGGGGGTCTTGGAATCAGCAGTGCTCACAGTGCCCAGTCCCCGCTCTTGCCGCCGCTCTTGGCCAGGACCTTGATGTCTGTAAGGATGGCGTGCTTGTCCACGGCCTTGATCATGTCATATACGCTCAGCGCCGCCACGGAAGCGGCCGTCAGGGCCTCCATTTCGACGCCGGTCACACCGCGGGTCTTGACCGTGGCCAGGATGTCCACGGCCTCGGGGCCAAGTTCGAAGTCGACGGTCACCTTCGAAATGGGGAGCGGATGGCACAGCGGGATCAGCTCAGGCGTTTTCTTGGCGGCCATGATCCCGGCAACACGGGCCACGGCCAGGGCGTCTCCCTTGGGCAGGCCGCCGGTGCCCAGCAGCGCCAGGACCTCGGCGGTGCTGCGCACCGTCGCCGTGGCGGTGGCCTCGCGGGTGGTTTCCGGTTTTCCTGACACGTCCACCATCTGGGCCGTGCCATCGCGGCGCAGGTGGGTCAGGGCGCGGTTGTCATTTTCTGCAGTCACAACATCCATACTTCCACCTCGGCGCCCTCGTCGAGAGCAGCGGTGCCAGCGGGCACGTGCACCAGGGCGTTCGAGTGGGCCAGCGCCTGGACCAGGTGCGAACTTTCGCCGCCCTGCAGCCGGACAGTGCCATCAGCCTGGAAGGACCCGCGCCGGACCTGGTGCTTGCCGGCCGGAGAGGTCAGGGACTGGGCCAGCCGGGCACGGACCGCGGGCCGGGGCGCGGGCGCCCCGAACAGTTCGCCCAGCACCGGACGGAGGAACATTTCAAAGGAGACGAGGCAGCTGACGGGGTTCCCCGGAAACGCAAGGAGGGGGACGCCGTCGAACGTTCCCAGCCCCTGGGGCCCGCCGGGCTGCATGGCGACGTGCTGGAACGCGACCTCCTGGCCGTCCATGGCCTGCCGCACCACCTCGTACGCGCCCTTGCTCACTCCCCCCGTGGTGACGATCAGGTCCACTGCGGACGTGTGGGTTCGCAGCAGCGTCCGCAGATCTTCCGGGTTGTCGGCGGAAATCCCTGCCCTGGTCACGGCAAGTCCCGCCTGCCGGAGGGAGGACTCCAGGAGGGTGCCGTTAGCGTCGTAGATCTTGCCGCCACCCAGCGGCTTCCCGGGTTCCACCACTTCATCGCCGGTCGTGACCAGCAGGACCGAAAGCTGCTTGTGGACCAGGACGTCCGGCAACCCGAGCGCTGCGAGCAGGCCCAGCTGTGCCGGCCCCAGGCAGGTGCCGGCCGCGAGGGCCTGCCGGCCGGCCCCGATGTCGCTTCCGGCGGCGCGGATGAACGTGCCGGCAGCCGTGGCCGGCAGCCTCACCTCAGCTTCTTCCCCCGGGGCCGGAAAGAGGGAGGGGACAGCCTGTTCAACGGGAACGACGGCGTCCGCCCCGTCGGGCACCATGGCACCGGTCATGATGGGGACAGCGGTGCCGGGCTGCAGGGGTGCGGGCTGTGCGCCCGCCGGAACCGGAGCCGCCACGCGCAGGTTCGCGCCGC contains these protein-coding regions:
- a CDS encoding MogA/MoaB family molybdenum cofactor biosynthesis protein; translation: MSTDPGAGGAHVHGEVQGRKAGVVIASTRAASGVYQDETGPVITDWLTEHGFVPYPVMVVPDGEPVGAAIRALLTQDPAVVITSGGTGLSPDDRTPEMTLPLLDREIPGIMEGIRQFGTAKTPHAMLSRGHAGSAGRTFIINLPGSPKGVMDGLSVLDPVIGHLCDQLEGGHGH
- the moaC gene encoding cyclic pyranopterin monophosphate synthase MoaC; amino-acid sequence: MDVVTAENDNRALTHLRRDGTAQMVDVSGKPETTREATATATVRSTAEVLALLGTGGLPKGDALAVARVAGIMAAKKTPELIPLCHPLPISKVTVDFELGPEAVDILATVKTRGVTGVEMEALTAASVAALSVYDMIKAVDKHAILTDIKVLAKSGGKSGDWAL
- the glp gene encoding gephyrin-like molybdotransferase Glp, with amino-acid sequence MHSPQEHSTHQRSQHDEGKHHHGEHRSVADHRQAVRELLEPLLSPERTEKLPLVQALGRGLAEDVTAPLSLPPFPNSQMDGFAIRSTDVPDGGANLRVAAPVPAGAQPAPLQPGTAVPIMTGAMVPDGADAVVPVEQAVPSLFPAPGEEAEVRLPATAAGTFIRAAGSDIGAGRQALAAGTCLGPAQLGLLAALGLPDVLVHKQLSVLLVTTGDEVVEPGKPLGGGKIYDANGTLLESSLRQAGLAVTRAGISADNPEDLRTLLRTHTSAVDLIVTTGGVSKGAYEVVRQAMDGQEVAFQHVAMQPGGPQGLGTFDGVPLLAFPGNPVSCLVSFEMFLRPVLGELFGAPAPRPAVRARLAQSLTSPAGKHQVRRGSFQADGTVRLQGGESSHLVQALAHSNALVHVPAGTAALDEGAEVEVWML